The following coding sequences lie in one Amycolatopsis cihanbeyliensis genomic window:
- a CDS encoding LysR family transcriptional regulator — protein sequence MLDVRRLRLLRELSAHGTIAATARSCALTPSAVSQQLSLLEREVGVPLLFREGRVLVLTEAARVLVTHTERILADLERARAEVAELTSAVRGVLHLAAFPTAARTLVPGAITDCREAHPDLRVLLAERSSPEAVTELKAGGIDLALIHEYNLLPRVRDAGVDTEPLAREPLLAALPPGLHPGTRPLTLEALADQPWIAPHGDEALRAMLERACGMAGFSPRVDYVSSDYTAIFALVRAGLGVSLVPRMALETAAEDIRLTELAEPELHRTVSAAMRAGSRTSPPIAALLAALRRTAAEYA from the coding sequence ATGCTGGATGTGCGCAGGTTGCGCCTACTCCGCGAGCTGTCGGCGCACGGCACCATCGCCGCCACCGCCCGCAGCTGTGCGCTCACCCCCTCCGCCGTCTCCCAGCAGCTTTCCCTGCTGGAGCGCGAGGTCGGGGTGCCGCTGCTGTTCCGGGAAGGGCGCGTGCTGGTGCTCACCGAGGCGGCCAGGGTGCTGGTCACGCACACCGAGCGGATCCTCGCCGACCTCGAGCGGGCCCGTGCGGAGGTCGCGGAGCTGACCTCCGCGGTGCGCGGGGTACTGCACCTGGCGGCCTTCCCCACCGCCGCGCGCACCCTGGTACCCGGCGCGATCACCGACTGCCGCGAGGCGCACCCCGACCTGCGGGTGCTGCTGGCCGAGCGGTCCAGCCCGGAGGCGGTCACCGAGCTGAAGGCGGGCGGCATCGACCTCGCCCTGATCCACGAGTACAACCTGCTGCCCCGGGTGCGGGACGCCGGCGTGGACACCGAGCCGCTGGCCCGCGAGCCGCTGCTGGCCGCGCTGCCGCCCGGCCTGCACCCCGGAACCCGCCCGCTCACCCTGGAAGCGCTGGCCGACCAGCCGTGGATCGCCCCGCACGGCGACGAGGCGCTGCGCGCGATGCTGGAACGCGCCTGCGGTATGGCCGGGTTCAGCCCGCGGGTGGACTACGTGAGCAGCGACTACACCGCGATCTTCGCGTTGGTCCGGGCCGGGCTCGGGGTGTCGCTGGTCCCGCGGATGGCGCTGGAGACGGCCGCCGAGGACATCCGGCTGACCGAGCTCGCCGAGCCGGAGCTGCACCGCACGGTCTCGGCCGCGATGCGTGCCGGCAGCCGGACCAGCCCGCCGATCGCCGCCCTGCTCGCCGCGCTGCGCCGGACCGCGGCGGAGTATGCGTGA
- a CDS encoding M24 family metallopeptidase: protein MTAQLVSGAPASEHETRVSALRGRMAADGLSAVAVAGPENVYYLTGLDHLGYFAFTLLIVPAEGPLTLVTREMERPTIRAQLPGCRHVTFGDGDDPAAVAGGALAEVVPRGGAIGTEDAAMFFPPAVHARLRAGLPDRLWRDATTLISATGAVKSAAEIALIRRAAGVSDAAMLAAIGAARPGTAECEVAAAAWHAMFTHGGQQPGFAPLIRPLWMLDQEHVSWGDRLLESGTGLFIELSGCIRRYHAPLSRTVYLGEPPEGAVRAHAQALSGVDAAAAALRPGARTGEVYAAWQAAVGPGERVRHHCGYLVGIGFPPSWVGGGEVLGIRPGGQVRVAAGMTFHLMSWVGGHVVSDTVLVTAQGTERLTTTTRELIRLG, encoded by the coding sequence GTGACGGCACAGTTGGTTTCCGGTGCGCCCGCGAGTGAGCACGAGACGCGGGTGTCCGCACTGCGCGGCCGGATGGCCGCGGACGGGCTTTCCGCGGTGGCGGTGGCCGGCCCGGAGAACGTCTACTACCTGACCGGGCTGGACCACCTCGGGTACTTCGCGTTCACCCTGCTGATCGTGCCCGCCGAGGGGCCACTGACCCTGGTGACCAGGGAGATGGAGCGGCCGACGATCCGGGCCCAGCTACCCGGCTGCCGGCACGTGACCTTCGGGGACGGCGACGACCCCGCCGCCGTGGCCGGGGGTGCGCTGGCCGAGGTGGTGCCGCGCGGCGGGGCGATCGGCACCGAGGACGCCGCGATGTTCTTCCCGCCCGCGGTGCACGCGCGGCTGCGCGCCGGGCTGCCCGACCGGCTGTGGCGGGACGCGACCACGTTGATCTCCGCCACCGGCGCGGTGAAGTCGGCGGCGGAGATCGCGCTGATCAGGCGGGCGGCCGGGGTGTCCGATGCCGCGATGCTGGCGGCGATCGGCGCGGCCCGGCCCGGTACTGCGGAGTGCGAGGTCGCCGCGGCCGCCTGGCACGCGATGTTCACCCACGGCGGCCAGCAACCGGGTTTCGCGCCCCTGATACGTCCACTGTGGATGCTCGACCAGGAGCATGTCTCCTGGGGCGACCGGTTGCTGGAGTCCGGAACGGGGCTGTTCATCGAGCTGTCCGGGTGTATCCGGCGTTACCATGCCCCGCTGAGCCGCACCGTCTATCTCGGCGAGCCACCGGAAGGCGCGGTGCGGGCGCACGCGCAGGCACTGTCCGGTGTGGACGCGGCCGCGGCGGCGTTGCGGCCGGGGGCGCGTACCGGCGAGGTGTACGCGGCCTGGCAGGCGGCGGTCGGGCCCGGCGAGCGGGTGCGGCACCACTGCGGCTACCTGGTCGGGATCGGCTTCCCGCCGAGCTGGGTCGGCGGCGGCGAGGTACTCGGCATCCGGCCGGGCGGGCAGGTGCGCGTCGCCGCCGGGATGACCTTCCACCTGATGTCCTGGGTCGGCGGGCACGTGGTCTCGGACACCGTGCTGGTCACCGCGCAGGGAACGGAACGACTCACCACGACGACTCGCGAGCTGATCAGGCTCGGCTGA
- a CDS encoding mandelate racemase/muconate lactonizing enzyme family protein, which yields MRITSFRATPVAVPYRREEVWAFGRRRGQVSVLLEVETDEGVTGLGEAAAYPSAEIVLAVLRGLEPMVLGADPRRIERLVRGIELVGTWHHVKATSPAIAAVEMACWDIVGKLCGQPLVNLLGGRFRDRVEFFYYVAAGSPEQVAEEAARAASAGFSTCYLKVGADDPEVDLERVAALRAGAGDSTLLRVDANEAWSPGAAVRMIRRLEPYDLELVEQPVSGRNLAELAYVRGRVGVPILANEASWTRYDQLAVINAGAADVLSVDNQMDGGLLNLKRSAGLCEAAGLPVVKHSLGELGVALAAAVHAIAATPNFRYANQGYAALLADDVTEGFGAVESTVRGSLAVPEGPGLGVRLDPERVAKYAELFRAQGERFAFHDPAAVSAPLALPKF from the coding sequence ATGCGTATCACGAGTTTCCGGGCCACCCCGGTGGCAGTGCCCTACCGCAGGGAGGAGGTCTGGGCCTTCGGGCGCAGGCGCGGGCAGGTCAGCGTGCTGCTCGAGGTGGAGACCGACGAGGGGGTGACCGGCCTCGGCGAGGCGGCGGCGTACCCGAGCGCGGAGATCGTGCTCGCGGTGCTGCGCGGGCTGGAGCCGATGGTGCTCGGCGCGGACCCGCGGCGGATCGAACGGCTGGTACGCGGGATCGAGCTGGTGGGCACCTGGCATCACGTCAAGGCGACCAGCCCCGCGATCGCCGCGGTGGAGATGGCCTGCTGGGACATCGTCGGCAAGCTGTGCGGGCAGCCACTGGTGAACCTGCTCGGCGGCCGCTTCCGGGACCGGGTGGAGTTCTTCTACTACGTCGCCGCCGGTTCCCCCGAGCAGGTGGCCGAGGAGGCGGCGCGCGCGGCGTCGGCCGGTTTCTCCACCTGCTACCTCAAGGTCGGCGCGGACGACCCTGAGGTGGACCTGGAGCGGGTGGCCGCGCTGCGCGCCGGGGCCGGTGACTCGACGTTGCTGCGGGTGGACGCGAACGAGGCATGGTCGCCCGGCGCCGCGGTGCGGATGATCCGCAGGCTGGAGCCGTACGACCTGGAGCTGGTCGAGCAACCGGTCTCCGGCCGCAACCTGGCCGAACTCGCCTACGTGCGCGGCAGGGTGGGCGTGCCGATCCTGGCGAACGAGGCGAGCTGGACCAGGTACGACCAGCTGGCGGTGATCAACGCGGGCGCGGCGGACGTGCTCTCGGTGGACAACCAGATGGACGGTGGGCTGCTCAACCTGAAGCGGTCGGCCGGCCTGTGCGAGGCCGCCGGCCTGCCGGTGGTGAAGCACAGCCTCGGCGAGCTCGGAGTGGCGCTGGCCGCCGCCGTGCACGCGATCGCCGCCACGCCGAACTTCCGGTACGCCAACCAGGGCTACGCCGCGTTGCTCGCGGACGACGTGACGGAGGGCTTCGGCGCCGTGGAGTCCACCGTGCGGGGCAGCCTCGCGGTGCCGGAAGGACCGGGACTCGGTGTGCGACTCGATCCCGAGCGGGTGGCGAAGTACGCGGAACTGTTCCGGGCCCAGGGCGAACGGTTCGCCTTCCACGACCCGGCCGCCGTGTCCGCCCCGCTGGCGCTGCCGAAGTTCTGA
- a CDS encoding VOC family protein has protein sequence MSAPSTTAVPTFGSVVLDCPDPVALAAFYADLLDWPAARGEDGWYTLSNPAGGPKIEFQRVADYRPPEWPSPASPQQFHLDLTVPDLAAAHERAIRLGATVLDTKPTSFWVYADPAGHPFCLCAC, from the coding sequence ATGAGCGCCCCCAGCACGACCGCGGTACCCACCTTCGGCTCGGTGGTCCTGGACTGCCCGGATCCCGTCGCGCTCGCCGCGTTCTACGCCGACCTGCTCGACTGGCCCGCGGCGCGGGGTGAGGACGGTTGGTACACGCTGAGCAACCCGGCGGGTGGCCCGAAGATCGAGTTCCAGCGGGTCGCGGACTACCGGCCGCCGGAATGGCCGTCCCCGGCCAGTCCGCAGCAGTTCCACCTCGACCTGACCGTGCCCGACCTCGCCGCCGCGCACGAGCGCGCGATCCGGCTCGGTGCCACGGTGCTGGACACCAAGCCCACGTCCTTCTGGGTGTACGCCGACCCCGCCGGGCACCCCTTCTGCCTGTGCGCCTGCTGA
- a CDS encoding CGNR zinc finger domain-containing protein, which yields MSTQVAESSDVSLVLDFLNTVDAEHDTDVLRTAESWRVWTERRDLAAGSLPQAREARDALRAAVGDPALPPGPADATVRVELRADTPELVPSTAVGAVLAAATRLAVLGRWERVKICPADDCRWAFYDRSRNRSRTWCSMQTCGNREKARSWRERAAQAED from the coding sequence GTGTCTACGCAGGTAGCCGAGTCCTCCGATGTGTCACTCGTGCTCGACTTCCTCAACACGGTCGATGCCGAGCACGACACCGACGTGCTGCGCACGGCCGAGTCCTGGCGGGTGTGGACCGAGCGACGCGACTTGGCGGCCGGCTCCCTGCCGCAAGCCAGGGAGGCCAGGGACGCGCTGCGGGCGGCCGTGGGTGACCCGGCGCTGCCACCGGGCCCGGCGGACGCGACCGTGCGGGTCGAGCTCCGCGCCGACACCCCCGAGCTGGTGCCCTCGACCGCCGTGGGCGCGGTGCTCGCCGCGGCCACCCGGCTGGCCGTGCTCGGCCGGTGGGAGCGGGTGAAGATCTGCCCTGCCGACGACTGCCGCTGGGCCTTCTACGACCGGTCGCGCAACCGCTCCCGCACCTGGTGTTCCATGCAGACCTGCGGGAACCGGGAGAAGGCCCGTAGCTGGCGCGAGCGCGCCGCCCAGGCCGAGGACTGA
- a CDS encoding DUF445 domain-containing protein: MTAGETWKPADPPGGLAAEESKRRGLRRMKLVALSFLLGALVIFLLTSWAQAAGWPGWVGYVRAAAEAGMVGALADWFAVTALFRHPLRLPIPHTAIIPNKKDALGGSLGDFVGKNFLSEQVVREKLRRMEISRRLGGWLAQPANAERVTAELATVVRGAVTVLRDEDVQAVMEQAVVRRIIDRPWGPPLGKLLGQVFDDGAHHKLVDLVCDRAYEWVRDNHETVLRVVSDRAPTWSPKFVDAMLADKVYGEVLAFSWAVKTDVNHPMRIALDKFLAEFAQDLQRDQETMARAEQVKQQVIEHPEVQRLIGSAWSTAKDLLLTAAEDPSSELRTRVREGLRGLGAKLGSEDALGSKTDRWVEDAAAHVVLNYSTEITTIISDTVERWDAAETSRKIELQVGRDLQFIRINGTVVGALAGLAIHTVAHAFF, encoded by the coding sequence CTGACGGCCGGCGAGACCTGGAAGCCCGCCGACCCGCCCGGCGGCCTCGCCGCCGAGGAGAGCAAGCGCCGCGGCCTGCGCAGGATGAAGCTGGTCGCGCTGTCCTTCCTGCTCGGCGCGCTGGTGATCTTCCTGCTGACCAGCTGGGCCCAAGCCGCGGGCTGGCCGGGCTGGGTGGGATACGTACGAGCGGCGGCGGAGGCGGGGATGGTCGGCGCGCTCGCCGACTGGTTCGCGGTCACCGCGCTGTTCCGGCATCCGCTGCGGTTGCCGATCCCGCACACGGCGATCATCCCGAACAAGAAGGACGCGCTCGGCGGCAGCCTCGGCGACTTCGTCGGCAAGAACTTCCTCTCCGAGCAGGTGGTGCGGGAGAAGCTGCGCCGGATGGAGATCTCCCGGCGGCTCGGTGGCTGGCTGGCGCAGCCCGCCAACGCCGAGCGGGTGACCGCCGAGCTGGCCACCGTGGTCCGCGGCGCGGTGACCGTGCTGCGGGACGAGGACGTGCAGGCGGTGATGGAGCAGGCCGTCGTCCGCCGGATCATCGACCGGCCATGGGGACCGCCGCTGGGCAAGCTGCTCGGGCAGGTGTTCGACGACGGCGCGCATCACAAGCTGGTCGACCTGGTGTGTGACCGGGCCTACGAGTGGGTCCGGGACAACCACGAGACGGTGCTGCGGGTGGTGTCCGACCGGGCGCCGACCTGGTCACCGAAGTTCGTGGACGCCATGCTCGCGGACAAGGTGTACGGCGAGGTGCTCGCCTTCTCCTGGGCGGTCAAGACCGACGTGAACCACCCGATGCGGATCGCGCTGGACAAGTTCCTCGCCGAGTTCGCGCAGGACCTGCAGCGGGACCAGGAGACGATGGCCCGCGCCGAGCAGGTCAAGCAGCAGGTGATCGAGCATCCCGAGGTGCAGCGGCTGATCGGCTCGGCCTGGTCGACGGCGAAGGACCTGCTGCTCACCGCGGCCGAGGACCCGTCGAGCGAGCTGCGCACCCGGGTCCGGGAGGGCCTGCGCGGCCTCGGCGCGAAGCTGGGCTCCGAGGACGCCCTCGGCTCGAAGACGGACCGCTGGGTGGAGGACGCGGCGGCGCATGTGGTGCTCAACTACTCGACCGAGATCACCACGATCATCAGCGACACGGTGGAGCGCTGGGACGCCGCGGAGACCTCCCGCAAGATCGAGCTCCAGGTGGGTCGCGACCTGCAGTTCATCCGGATCAACGGCACCGTGGTCGGCGCGCTGGCCGGGCTCGCCATCCACACCGTCGCGCACGCCTTCTTCTGA
- a CDS encoding pyridoxal phosphate-dependent aminotransferase, whose amino-acid sequence MREPALVPRLRPFTSTIFAEMTALAVRTGAVNLGQGFPDTDGPAGMLDAAKDALFGGANQYPPGPGRPELRAAIARHRARYGLEFDPDGEILVTTGATEAIAASLLALTEPGDEVLVIEPYYDSYAAAVAMAGATRRTVPLASNGGRFALDAEALRAAVTPRTRAILVNSPHNPTGTVFTRTELETIAAVCGQHDLIAITDEVYEHLVYDDAEHIPLATLPGMAERTVSISSAGKTFNCTGWKVGWVCARPELLGAVKAAKQFLTFVSGGPLQPAVAYALEHELSWVERLRTGLAGKRDRLSAGLAEAGFAVRPSAGTYFVCADVRPLGFADAAELAWQLPERIGVAAVPVNVFTDHPDEWKHVLRFAFCKRDEVLDEAIDRLHKLG is encoded by the coding sequence ATGCGCGAACCCGCTCTCGTTCCCCGCCTGCGGCCGTTCACCTCGACCATCTTCGCGGAGATGACGGCGCTGGCCGTGCGCACCGGCGCGGTCAACCTCGGCCAGGGCTTCCCGGACACGGACGGACCGGCAGGGATGCTGGACGCGGCGAAGGACGCCCTGTTCGGCGGGGCCAACCAGTACCCACCCGGCCCCGGGCGGCCGGAGCTGCGGGCCGCCATCGCCCGGCACCGCGCCCGCTACGGCCTCGAGTTCGACCCGGACGGCGAGATCCTGGTCACCACCGGCGCCACCGAGGCGATCGCGGCCAGCCTGCTGGCACTCACCGAGCCGGGGGACGAGGTCCTGGTCATCGAGCCGTACTACGACTCCTACGCCGCCGCGGTGGCGATGGCCGGGGCGACCAGGCGTACCGTGCCGCTGGCCTCGAACGGGGGTCGGTTCGCCCTGGACGCGGAGGCGCTGCGGGCCGCGGTCACCCCACGCACCCGTGCGATCCTGGTCAACTCCCCGCACAACCCGACCGGCACCGTGTTCACCAGGACCGAGCTGGAGACGATCGCCGCGGTCTGCGGGCAGCATGACCTGATCGCGATCACCGACGAGGTGTACGAGCACCTGGTCTACGACGATGCCGAGCACATCCCGCTGGCCACCCTGCCCGGTATGGCCGAGCGCACGGTCTCCATCTCCAGCGCGGGCAAGACCTTCAACTGCACCGGCTGGAAGGTCGGTTGGGTATGCGCGCGGCCGGAGCTGCTCGGCGCGGTCAAGGCGGCCAAGCAGTTCCTCACCTTCGTCTCCGGCGGGCCGCTGCAGCCGGCCGTGGCGTACGCCCTCGAGCACGAACTGAGCTGGGTCGAGCGGTTGCGCACCGGCCTTGCCGGCAAGCGGGACCGGCTCTCGGCCGGCCTCGCCGAGGCCGGGTTCGCCGTCCGCCCGAGCGCCGGAACCTACTTCGTCTGCGCCGACGTGCGCCCGCTCGGCTTCGCCGACGCGGCCGAGCTCGCCTGGCAGCTGCCGGAACGGATCGGCGTGGCCGCGGTACCGGTCAACGTCTTCACTGATCATCCGGACGAGTGGAAACATGTGCTGCGCTTCGCGTTCTGCAAGCGGGATGAGGTGCTGGACGAAGCGATCGACCGGCTGCACAAGCTCGGGTGA
- a CDS encoding PLP-dependent aminotransferase family protein, translated as MASLLGVWRRGGSRRGAGDLAAAVELQVLDGQLPLGTRLPAERELAEALGVSRTLVATALDQLRAGGIVASRRGSGSWVTAPGGGGLPPAPRSGEDLIDLARAAPPALPGLMGAVDAARRRLCAELTGHGYTGSGLLVLRERIAQRYTARGLPTTPAQVMITNGGHHGFVLALRMLVGPGDRVLVEQPTYPNAVEAIRSAHALPVPVGVNGDVQDGTGGWDLDGMEAALRQAAPRLGYFIVDFHNPTGLRLDTEGRRRLGAALARTRTPVVVDECLAELDLEGDPPDGPAPLGAFGGDWVISVGTAAKTHWGGLRLGWLRASEELISRLQATRYALDLGSPVFEQLVLAELLADPEPMLRRRRAELRTQRDELAAAVRAECPEWDFQLPSGGLSLWCRLPERMSTRLAVAAGNHGVQVVPGSRFAAHGGLESWLRLPYTEPAERLRDAVRRLSAAAASLRAGAAPAGPSWDVPVA; from the coding sequence TTGGCTTCTTTGCTGGGGGTTTGGCGCCGTGGCGGCTCGCGACGCGGTGCCGGGGATCTCGCGGCGGCCGTCGAGCTGCAGGTGCTGGACGGCCAGTTGCCGCTGGGCACCCGGTTGCCAGCGGAGCGCGAGCTGGCCGAGGCCCTCGGCGTCAGCCGCACCCTGGTGGCGACGGCGCTGGACCAGTTGCGCGCGGGTGGCATCGTCGCCAGCAGGCGCGGCTCCGGATCCTGGGTGACCGCACCGGGCGGTGGTGGGCTGCCGCCCGCGCCCCGCTCCGGCGAGGACCTGATCGACCTGGCCAGGGCGGCGCCGCCGGCGTTGCCCGGCCTGATGGGCGCCGTGGACGCCGCCCGCCGCCGGCTGTGCGCGGAACTGACTGGGCACGGCTACACCGGCAGTGGCCTGCTCGTGCTGCGCGAACGCATCGCGCAGCGGTACACCGCCCGCGGCCTGCCGACCACGCCCGCGCAGGTGATGATCACCAACGGTGGCCATCACGGCTTCGTGCTGGCCCTGCGCATGCTGGTCGGTCCCGGGGACCGGGTGCTGGTGGAACAGCCGACCTACCCGAACGCGGTGGAGGCCATCCGGTCCGCCCACGCCCTCCCGGTGCCGGTCGGGGTGAACGGCGACGTGCAGGACGGCACGGGCGGCTGGGACCTGGACGGTATGGAGGCGGCGCTGCGCCAGGCCGCGCCCCGGCTGGGCTACTTCATCGTGGACTTCCACAACCCGACCGGGCTGCGGCTGGACACCGAGGGCCGCAGGCGCCTCGGCGCGGCACTGGCACGGACCCGAACCCCGGTGGTGGTCGACGAGTGCCTTGCCGAGCTGGACCTGGAAGGTGATCCGCCGGACGGCCCCGCCCCGCTCGGTGCCTTCGGTGGCGACTGGGTGATCAGCGTCGGGACCGCGGCCAAGACGCACTGGGGCGGGTTGCGGCTGGGCTGGCTGCGTGCCTCGGAGGAGCTGATCTCCCGGTTGCAGGCCACCCGGTACGCGCTGGATCTCGGGTCGCCGGTGTTCGAGCAGCTGGTGCTGGCCGAGTTGCTCGCCGACCCCGAGCCGATGCTGCGGCGGCGCAGGGCCGAACTGCGCACGCAGCGGGACGAGCTGGCCGCGGCGGTGCGCGCGGAGTGCCCGGAATGGGACTTCCAGCTACCGAGCGGCGGATTGTCCCTGTGGTGCCGGCTGCCCGAGCGGATGAGCACCCGGCTGGCGGTGGCCGCGGGCAACCACGGTGTGCAGGTGGTGCCGGGGTCCCGGTTCGCCGCGCACGGCGGCCTGGAGAGCTGGCTACGACTGCCGTACACCGAGCCGGCGGAACGCCTGCGTGACGCGGTGCGCCGGCTGAGCGCGGCGGCGGCCTCGCTGCGTGCCGGTGCCGCGCCCGCGGGCCCGAGCTGGGACGTCCCGGTGGCCTGA
- a CDS encoding YczE/YyaS/YitT family protein, translating to MAQPVLHPVRVSVAPARRLPQLVGGLILYGVSMAMMTRAGLGLDPWNVLHEGLMKHTGLSFGTVTALASMAALLLWIPLRQRPGVGTVANIVIIAAVVDLVRLVLPAQHTFGWQLTLLLGGVALNAFATATYVGARLGPGPRDGLMTGLSRRTGRSIRLIRTCIEVAVVAVGWLLGGTLGGGTVLYALSIGPLTQAFLRRVTWRERPVSRPAGESAPCAA from the coding sequence GTGGCTCAACCAGTTCTGCATCCGGTCCGCGTGTCCGTCGCCCCGGCCCGCCGGCTCCCCCAGCTGGTCGGGGGCCTGATCCTCTACGGCGTCAGCATGGCGATGATGACCAGGGCCGGTCTCGGCCTTGACCCGTGGAATGTGCTGCACGAGGGCCTGATGAAGCACACCGGGCTGAGTTTCGGCACGGTCACCGCGCTGGCCTCGATGGCCGCGCTGCTGCTGTGGATACCGCTGCGGCAGCGGCCCGGGGTGGGCACGGTGGCCAACATCGTGATCATCGCGGCGGTCGTCGACCTCGTCCGGCTGGTCCTGCCCGCGCAGCACACCTTCGGCTGGCAGCTCACGCTGCTGCTCGGCGGCGTGGCGCTGAACGCCTTCGCCACCGCGACCTACGTCGGCGCCCGGCTCGGCCCCGGCCCGCGGGACGGGCTGATGACCGGGCTCAGCAGGCGGACCGGCCGCTCGATCCGGCTGATCCGTACCTGCATCGAGGTGGCCGTGGTCGCGGTCGGCTGGCTGCTCGGCGGCACCCTCGGTGGGGGCACCGTGCTGTACGCCCTGAGCATCGGCCCGCTCACCCAGGCCTTCCTGCGCCGGGTGACCTGGCGGGAACGGCCGGTCAGCCGACCTGCCGGCGAGTCAGCGCCCTGCGCAGCGTGA
- a CDS encoding Clp protease N-terminal domain-containing protein — MFERFTRDARVAVIDAQAEAVEQDAIEIDTTHLLFGLLGPVEGLLADLGVRPELLREEVAKVRRRGGITDTDAAALGELGIDVEQIVDRVEQVHGANALAGRAVEPKRRRWFGQRAHRPFTTEAKHALEQSLREALELSDRHIGPEHLLLALATRPGPVADVLAAYGADHLTLRRALTRRQVG, encoded by the coding sequence ATGTTCGAGAGGTTCACCCGCGACGCGCGGGTCGCGGTCATCGACGCGCAGGCCGAGGCGGTCGAGCAGGACGCGATCGAGATCGACACCACGCACCTGTTGTTCGGTCTGCTCGGACCGGTGGAGGGACTGCTGGCCGACCTCGGTGTGCGGCCGGAACTGCTGCGCGAGGAAGTGGCAAAGGTGCGCCGCAGGGGCGGGATCACCGACACCGACGCGGCCGCGCTCGGCGAGCTCGGTATCGACGTCGAGCAGATCGTCGACAGGGTGGAACAGGTGCACGGGGCGAATGCCCTCGCGGGCCGGGCGGTGGAGCCGAAGCGGCGCAGGTGGTTCGGCCAGCGGGCGCACCGGCCGTTCACCACCGAGGCCAAGCATGCCCTCGAGCAGAGCCTGCGGGAGGCGCTCGAGCTGAGCGACCGGCACATCGGCCCCGAGCACCTGCTGCTCGCGCTCGCCACGCGGCCGGGCCCGGTGGCCGATGTGCTCGCCGCGTACGGCGCGGACCACCTCACGCTGCGCAGGGCGCTGACTCGCCGGCAGGTCGGCTGA
- a CDS encoding HTH domain-containing protein, which yields MSEVTDLAAMVGDRDPRVGLRAVAALRRLLEQLEAVQVRSARVQGWSWQEIANELGVSRQAVHKKYGR from the coding sequence ATGAGTGAGGTAACCGATCTGGCCGCCATGGTCGGCGATCGCGATCCCCGGGTGGGGCTGCGGGCCGTCGCCGCGCTGCGCAGACTGCTCGAACAACTCGAGGCCGTGCAGGTGCGCAGCGCGCGCGTGCAGGGCTGGTCGTGGCAGGAGATCGCGAACGAGCTGGGCGTCAGCAGGCAAGCCGTGCACAAGAAATACGGGAGGTAG